One window of Drosophila busckii strain San Diego stock center, stock number 13000-0081.31 chromosome 3L, ASM1175060v1, whole genome shotgun sequence genomic DNA carries:
- the LOC108599422 gene encoding protein kinase 4, with translation MDTLSPNNCSKSNSSSSGSSANSSSMHLDAKQTRPRALKLSRSRSLLQLLSKHLGKHFHHQQQQQQQQQQQQDLVYSSQDDVRSSSTDSFSLSFERAGSRLNGASSLDLEERSSASCSPGLEFYDHSAHIYVETVYRPGSALEHCSGHYDDEQSSSSSSSSADEEQEQPDENLNQQQPRSVSAASTKTSISSSVCRMLQHFSSSASTANASLRSLSCSSTPLRQQRKKSLTPHNSNSNSNSSSSNSSSRNSNSSNSNSNSKSKSKKDKKQTKQQSILRPPVQYVYMKGMSGLYSRVPSYQVCCHQTLHHMY, from the coding sequence ATGGATACGCTTAGCcccaacaattgcagcaagagcaacagcagctccagcggcagcagcgccaacagctcCAGCATGCATCTGGATGCGAAGCAAACGCGTCCGCGCGCCCTAAAGCTCAGCAGATCGCGCagtctgctgcagctgctcagcaaGCATTTGGGCAAACATtttcatcatcagcagcagcagcagcagcagcaacagcagcagcaggattTGGTTTATAGCAGCCAGGATGAtgtacgcagcagcagcacagattCGTTTAGTTTGAGCTTTGAGCGTGCGGGTTCGCGTTTGAATGGCGCCAGCAGCTTGGATTTGGAGGAGCGCAGCTCGGCAAGCTGCTCGCCTGGTTTGGAGTTTTATGATCACAGCGCGCACATTTATGTTGAGACTGTGTATCGTCCTGGCAGCGCCTTGGAGCATTGCAGCGGCCACTACGACGAtgagcaaagcagcagcagcagcagcagcagcgctgatgAGGAGCAGGAACAGCCCGATGAGAATCTGAATCAACAGCAGCCGCGTTCAGTGTCAGCCGCAAGCACCAAAACTTCCATCTCCAGCTCCGTTTGCCGCATGTTGCAGCACTTTAGCAGCTCCGCCAGCACAGCGAATGCTTCACTGCGTtcgctcagctgcagcagcacgcCGCTCAGACAGCAACGCAAAAAATCGCTAACtccacacaacagcaacagcaacagcaacagcagcagcagcaacagcagcagccgcaacagcaacagcagcaactccaATTCCAACTcgaaaagcaaatcaaaaaaggacaaaaagcaaacgaagCAGCAAAGCATTCTGCGTCCTCCAGTGCAATATGTCTACATGAAGGGCATGTCCGGACTTTATTCGAGAGTGCCCAGCTATCAAGTGTGTTGCCACCAAACGCTGCATCATATGTACTAG
- the LOC108598775 gene encoding U3 small nucleolar RNA-associated protein 4 homolog, with protein sequence MKTETTAKTDEGTVQLHNVRFYTIKPRAISSMAYSKELKTLAVSREEGPIELWNMQYAPYLQQVIHLEESSTVEAVAWAGKRLFSVGLTGKLIEWNLNELQPRFEMSPTGNALWCLSIHVEQNILAVGSEEGHINILSIENEELSYKTLFNKQKERVLCCEFDKPGERLVTGSPGAVRIWSVAKGHVLHTMTLAQKDYIAYTVRVLSNNTIIAGDSAGNVTVWDANLATQIDTYKVLDAKLFALAVNEREDRLVCSGMEPPLIRVLGKTQIKREASTTERWIKYLQRDVHKHYVKSLVLIGDRIISGGEDGNLCVSRLSKSRAYCTRHAPFLHGRCATLAAESQLLLLRYAQSMHLWRLGSAKSLDELQMLPHIFEEQQLQQTPEKLLELKVPSSQQIVAGALSPDNKWICYATKQETRLYSLQLEPLQLQRLPQQELPEEFAPASFIIFDKKDKLYLLCNKQLRCFELQQAAPQLLYSLDLSPHVASPVTHLELSACGKQLAVATMSSSISIWQLSLKSAKHLLTLPNYHACATALALRADTPCVAVAYADGRLVEYNFKERHFVCESTKHFVPNSRFQCIRSILFDAHNPKIILVHNEVLIYVLESYDPREELEQQQPAKTTRLSKSIEIESKLHNYRLKMRFNREHMLQLCRLDDQQLIAIGVHNRHLLAPLPAPYQRKKFGES encoded by the exons atgaaaacagagACGACTGCAAAAACAGACGAGGGCACAGTGCAATTGCATAATGTGCGCTTCTATACAATCAAACCACGCGCCATAAGCAGCATGGCGTATAGCAAGGAGCTCAAGACTTTGGCGGTCAGCCG CGAGGAGGGCCCCATTGAGCTGTGGAACATGCAGTATGCGCCTTATTTGCAGCAAGTTATACATTTGGAGGAGAGCTCAACAGTGGAGGCGGTGGCGTGGGCAGGCAAGCGTCTGTTCTCTGTAGGACTAACAGGCAAGCTTATAGAATGGAATCTGAATGAGCTGCAGCCGCGCTTTGAAATGTCACCCACGGGCAATGCTCTGTGGTGTTTGTCCATACATGTGGAGCAAAACATTTTAGCTGTAGGCTCGGAGGAGGGACATATTAATATACTCAGCATAGAGAACGAAGAGCTCAGCTATAAAACGCTGTTCAACAAGCAAAAGGAACGCGTGCTCTGCTGTGAGTTTGACAAGCCAGGCGAGCGGCTAGTGACAGGCTCCCCAGGAGCTGTGCGCATTTGGAGCGTGGCCAAGGGACATGTGCTGCATACAATGACGCTGGCACAAAAGGATTACATTGCGTATACAGTGCGCGTGCTAAGCAACAATACGATTATAGCTGGTGACTCAGCGGGAAATGTCACCGTATGGGATGCCAATCTGGCTACACAGATTGATACGTACAAAGTGCTGGATGCCAAGCTGTTCGCTTTGGCTGTGAATGAGCGTGAGGATCGTTTAGTTTGCAGCGGCATGGAGCCACCGCTAATACGCGTGCTGGGCAAAACACAAATCAAGCGAGAAGCAAGCACCACTGAGCGTTGGATTAAGTATTTGCAGCGTGATGTGCACAAGCATTATGTCAAGTCGCTGGTGCTCATAGGCGATCGCATTATATCCGGCGGTGAAGATGGCAACTTGTGTGTGTCACGTTTGAGCAAATCGCGCGCTTATTGCACGCGGCATGCGCCTTTTTTGCATGGACGCTGCGCTACGCTGGCAGCTgagtcgcagctgctgctgctgcgttatGCGCAGAGTATGCATTTGTGGCGTCTTGGCTCAGCAAAGTCGCTGGATGAGCTACAAATGCTGCCACACATATtcgaggagcagcagctgcagcagacgcCGGAAAAGCTGCTGGAGCTGAAAGTGCCAAGCAGTCAGCAAATAGTTGCGGGCGCGCTGTCGCCAGACAACAAGTGGATTTGTTACGCCACTAAGCAGGAGACGCGACTTTATAGTCTGCAGCTggagccgctgcagctgcaacgcttGCCACAGCAGGAGCTGCCTGAGGAATTTGCGCCAGCGAGCTTTATAATCTTTGATAAAAAAGACaaactttatttgttgtgcaacaagcaactgcgctgctttgagctgcagcaagcagcgccgcAGCTGCTATACAGCCTGGATCTAAGTCCGCATGTGGCATCACCTGTAACACACTTGGAGTTGTcagcttgtggcaagcagctagCTGTAGCTACAATGAGCAGCTCCATAAGCATTTGGCAGCTGAGCTTAAAGTCTGCAAAGCATTTGCTGACTTTGCCGAATTATCACGCATGCGCTAcggcgctggcgctgcgtGCGGACACGCCATGCGTAGCTGTAGCCTATGCCGATGGTCGTTTGGTGGAATACAACTTCAAGGAGCGTCACTTTGTATGCGAATCAACCAAACACTTTGTGCCCAATTCACGCTTTCAATGCATACGCAGCATTTTGTTTGATGCGCATAATCCAAAGATTATTCTGGTGCATAATGAAGTGTTGATCTATGTGCTGGAAAGCTACGATCCACGCGAGgaactggagcagcagcagccagccaaaaCAACGCGCCTAAGCAAATcgattgaaattgaaagcaagtTGCACAACTATCGACTTAAAATGCGCTTCAATCGTGAG CACATGCTGCAACTTTGCCGTCTGGACGATCAGCAGCTCATTGCCATTGGTGTGCACAATCGACATTTGTTGGCGCCACTGCCGGCGCCATATCAACGCAAAAAGTTCGGCGAATCTTAA
- the LOC108599333 gene encoding uncharacterized protein LOC108599333 yields the protein MPITRSKAKQQQQQTNEAAAESKKQAQPKPKPKAKAKPKKQLNIEQLTADTKKLSIEDASNAYVELEEVYETVSYETVKQFINSCSLNAELSFVNNIKATTQLLQSLSVAINELETVQLAQLLDLYNLAILMQSCERQQTHCMSQRLGLLQAVAQHAQDLQPLQLQWLAEELCSRLLLHNDVGRAMNMLNALKSLIQLDAANRQLATTIAFSMFARISGQAAALQPAAQAFALVQLLNWQQLLRNKRHADIFVLLHCFALITNLSAHRQLHADWTCGLGSDIHKFFMQLLRAMRSETLSNYNAFAMMLERFIAFCIVRLAKPRPINLGEDN from the coding sequence ATGCCCATAACGCGTTCGAAagcgaaacaacaacaacagcaaacgaatgaagctgcagctgagtcTAAAAAACAAGCTcagcccaaacccaaacctaaagctaaagctaagccCAAAAAGCAGCTCAACATAGAGCAGCTTACAGCAGATACCAAAAAATTATCAATTGAAGACGCGTCCAATGCTTATGTAGAGCTGGAAGAAGTATATGAAACTGTAAGCTATGAGacagttaaacaatttataaacagctGCAGCCTAAACGCAGAGTTGTCGTTTGTTAACAACATCAAAGCAACAACGCAGCTCCTGCAGTCGCTTAGTGTGGCCATCAATGAGCTGGAGACTGTGCAGCTGGCACAGCTGCTGGATCTTTATAATTTGGCCATATTAATGCAAAGCTGTGAGCGCCAGCAAACGCACTGCATGTCGCAGCGTCTGGGACTGCTGCAGGCGGTGGCGCAACATGCTCAGGACTTGCAGCCGCTACAGCTGCAGTGGCTAGCCGAAGAACTCTGCAGCagattgctgctgcacaatgaTGTGGGGCGAGCTATGAATATGCTAAATGCACTCAAATCGCTTATACAGCTGGACGCTGCTAATCGCCAGTTAGCCACAACTATAGCGTTCAGTATGTTTGCACGCATCTCTGGGCAAGCAGCCGCGCTGCAGCCAGCGGCgcaagcttttgctttggtgcagctgctcaactggcagcagctgctgcggaaCAAACGCCATGCggatatttttgttttactgcattgctttgctttaattacaaATCTAAGCGCGCATCGTCAGCTGCATGCAGATTGGACTTGCGGCTTGGGCAGCGatatacacaaattttttatgcagctgctgcgtgcAATGCGCAGCGAAACTTTGAGCAATTATAATGCATTTGCTATGATGCTGGAGCGTTTCATTGCGTTTTGTATTGTGCGTTTGGCCAAGCCACGCCCCATTAACTTAGGCGAGGACAACTAA
- the LOC108599319 gene encoding mediator of RNA polymerase II transcription subunit 10, with protein sequence MTSPLESLETQLEMFIENVRQIRIIVSDFQPQGQNVLNQKINSLVTGLQEIDKLRPLVQDVYVPFEVFFDYIDQDKNPQLYTKDCVEKALAKNEEVKGKIESLKKFKSNLLLELFKTFPTEMNNYRAYRKDLI encoded by the exons ATGACGTCGCCACTGGAAAGTCTGGAGACGCAATTGGAAATGTTTATAGAGAATGTGCGGCAAATACGCATTATAGTGAGCGATTTCCAGCCGCAAGGCCAAAACGTCTTGAATCAGAAAAT CAATAGCTTGGTAACGGGTCTGCAGGAAATAGACAAGTTGCGGCCTTTGGTGCAGGATGTGTATGTGCCCTTTGAGGTGTTCTTTGACTACATTGACCAGGACAAGAACCCACAGTTGTATACAAAGGACTGCGTGGAAAAGGCGCTGGCCAAGAATGAGGAGGTGAAGGGTAAAATCGAAagcttaaagaaatttaaatccAACCTGTTGCTGGAACTGTTCAAGACTTTTCCCACAGAAATGAACAATTATCGCGCCTATCGCAAAGACTTGATCTAA
- the LOC108599719 gene encoding homeotic protein female sterile has protein sequence MNKQLLILMCVCVALASAAPGLLHATPILTNTYHTLPTLHVVRPIYHALPSFGHSNYGYGHGHGHGYGHAHGWL, from the exons ATGAACAAGCAACTG ttgattttaatgtgcgtgtgtgttgcgctGGCCAGCGCTGCCCCCGgcctgttgcatgccacacccATACTAACAAACACATATCATACGCTGCCCACGTTGCATGTAGTGCGTCCCATTTACCACGCGCTGCCGTCCTTTGGCCACTCGAACTATGGAtatggacatggacatggacatggctATGGACATGCTCATGGCTGGCTTTAG
- the LOC108598530 gene encoding programmed cell death protein 5 — MSDSDLDALRAQRMSQMQSQFGGGGGMSAEKQEQQQEQMRAQEEMKHSILSQVLDQQARARLNTLKVSKPEKAQMFENMVIRMAQMGQVRGKLDDAQFVSIMESVNAQMPQAKSTVKYDRRRAAIDSDDDEDYGC, encoded by the exons ATGTCGGACAGCGATTTGGACGCTCTGCGCGCACAGCGCATGTCGCAGATGCAATCACAATTT ggtggcggcggcggcatgaGTGCTGAgaaacaagagcaacagcaagagcagaTGCGCGCTCAGGAGGAAATGAAGCATTCAATACTATCTCAGGTTCTGGACCAACAGGCACGCGCACGCC TTAACACACTGAAAGTCAGCAAACCGGAGAAGGCACAAATGTTCGAGAATATGGTTATACGCATGGCACAGATGGGACAGGTGCGCGGCAAGCTGGACGATGCACAATTTGTTAGCATTATGGAGAGCGTCAATGCTCAGATGCCACAGGCCAAGTCCACTGTCAAGTACGATAGACGCCGTGCGGCCATAGAcagcgatgatgatgaggactACGGTTGCTGA
- the LOC108599350 gene encoding LOW QUALITY PROTEIN: mitochondrial fission regulator 2 (The sequence of the model RefSeq protein was modified relative to this genomic sequence to represent the inferred CDS: deleted 1 base in 1 codon), translating to MATPHVCFADELQPAQRKTKKWLLELEPAGSPRTRSSSSLSISPTPRFERNLSFFQQLSRRFGLRSSDDLVEAAAVAAAAAATAAQEEDANSSSTDSYSARNRLELTSCASSETSSTIDIEEQQAEQSAEQQQQPQLKRKCSGFSRMQRRSTSSLRRAFESLTLTSRSLSCSVPSPAPAATATAAAPPTAPLPLKSALKSRSTVELRPQAQPATHRLASKCNSSSSCSSSSSNSSKAKPAPQRILRQPVSYTYLKGMSGLPTQRVPRSSVCCQYARR from the exons ATGGCCACGCCGCATGTTTGCTTTGCGGATGAACTGCAGCCGGCGCAGCGCAAGACGAAGAAGTGGCTGCTTGAGCTGGAGCCAGCGGGCTCGCCTCgcacgcgcagcagcagcagcttgagcattTCACCAACGCCGCGCTTTGAACGTAATCTCAGCTTCTTTCAGCAGCTCAGTCGCCGCTTCGGCCTGAGGTCAAGCGATGACCTAGTTGAGgcagcggcggtggcagcggcagctgcagcgactgctgcaCAGGAAGAGGATGCAAATAGTTCATCGACCGATTCGTACTCGGCGCGCAATCGACTGGAGTTGACcagctgcgccagcagcgAAACCAGCAGCACCATTGACATCGAAGAGCAGCAGGCAGAGCAGtcggcagagcagcagcagcagccgcaactgAAACGCAAATGCTCGGGCTTTAGCAGAATGCAGCGACGTTCGACAAGTTCGCTGCGACGCGCCTTCGAAAGTTTGACGTTGACTTCACGTTCGCTAAGCTGCAGCGTTCCAagcccagcaccagcagcaacagcaacagcagcagca ccaccaaCAGCGCCGCTGCCACTTAAGTCTGCACTAAAGTCACGCTCGACTGTTGAGTTACGCCCACAAGCGCAGCCGGCCACACATCGCTTGGccagcaaatgcaacagcagctcaagctgcagctccagctcctccaACTCGAGCAAAGCGAAGCCTGCGCCGCAGCGCATTCTGCGTCAGCCTGTCAGCTATACATATCTCAAAGGCATGTCGGGTCTGCCCACGCAGCGTGTGCCCCGCAGCTCGGTCTGCTGTCAATACGCCAGACGCTGA
- the LOC108598430 gene encoding gamma-glutamyl hydrolase, protein MLKVNYTLLIALTLACGAAVSNAAGSEANGTVAPIIGVLAQEIYEDSLIARHFNSTSYIAASYVKFVEGAGGRVVPIWIGQERSYYENLLRQINGVLLPGGGTWFNNSKGYGEAGEHIIHIAKEINTNASYFPVWGTCLGMELLVLVMNNNVETRFDCKSQGQTIPLDFKPTYNESRMFAGASAELITLMSKQNVTYNYHRNCYTQQSFENSSWRIMSINNDLQGVEFVSTIEHLQYPFYGVQFHPEKNLYEFVSKLIPHTAGAVHSAQYFADFFISEARRNKHTFDNAAEQSAAMIYNYKPEYTAKIGSGYIQQYLFDTDSEEEVEETPEEPEPVEPEPDPDNDHPYPNYPYYMHHGDYAAATQPLLTCILMSLAFVVCAGRFVNN, encoded by the exons ATGCTCAAAGTAAATTATACGCTGCTTATTGCGCTGACGCTAGCGTGTGGCGCTGCAGTCAGCAACGCAGCTGGCAGCGAAGCCAACGGCACAGTTGCGCCCATCATAGGAGTGCTGGCGCAGGAGATCTATGAAGATAGCTTGATTGCCAGGCACTTTAATAGCACCAGCTATATAGCTGCGTCGTATGTCAAGTTTGTGGAGGGTGCCGGCGGTCGAGTAGTGCCCATTTG GATTGGCCAAGAACGCAGCTACTATGAGAATTTATTGAGGCAGATAAATGG CGTGCTACTGCCAGGTGGTGGCACGTGGTTCAATAACTCCAAAGGCTATGGCGAGGCTGGTGAACATATTATACACATAGCTAAGGAAATCAATACCAATGCCAGCTACTTTCCTGTATGGGGCACTTGTTTGGGCATGGAGCTGCTTGTGCTGGTGATGAATAACAACGTGGAGACGCGCTTTGATTGCAAATCACAGGGACAAACTATACCGCTGGACTTTAAGCCAA CTTATAATGAAAGTCGCATGTTTGCTGGCGCCAGTGCGGAGCTTATAACGCTCATGTCCAAGCAAAATGTTACCTACAACTATCATCGCAATTGTTATACCCAGCAGAGTTTTGAGAACAGCTCGTGGCGCATTATGAGCATCAACAATGATCTGCAAGGCGTCGAGTTTGTCTCCACCATTGAGCATTTGCAGTATCCATTCTATGGCGTGCAATTCCATCCGGAGAAGAACCTCTATGAATTTGTAAGCAAACTTATACCACACACCGCTGGCGCCGTGCATAGTGCGCAGTATTTTGCCGACTTTTTCATCAGCGAGGCGCGTCGTAATAAACACACGTTTGACAATGCCGCCGAGCAGTCCGCGGCCATGATCTATAACTATAAGCCGGAATATACTGCAAAAATTGGCTCCGGCTATATACAGCAGTATTTGTTTGATACGGACTCAGAGGAGGAGGTGGAGGAGACGCCCGAGGAGCCTGAGCCTGTGGAGCCAGAGCCAGATCCTGATAATGATCATCCGTACCCTAATTATCCATACTATATGCATCACGGTGACtatgcagctgccacacagccGCTGCTCACATGCATTCTAATgtctttggcatttgttgtgtGCGCCGGCAgatttgtaaacaattaa
- the LOC108598893 gene encoding gamma-glutamyl hydrolase, translating into MTANVSKTKTPNVGVLCIDNAKIFEEIYGKINHSYISCAYVKYLEAAGAHVVPIWIGRPRVYYQELLSQLNGVLLPGGAVFLDSAQAPELSNDCVESARYICEIALELNEQQRYFPIWGTCLGFQLLLINAAKTKEVRIDCDVMNKALPLQLVEDYESSQLLKALTPALAAQMQCVPFACHQHRYCITTATLEEFKLAADWRVLATAVDNKQLRFVTLIEHRRYPLFGSQFHPERANYEQLFMRADPWQEAHSQPCLQSAHYFAEFFVDCCRRNGNSFASDKEKARHIIWNWQPVFSGKHSTTQQCYLFPKNVDYPAA; encoded by the exons ATGACTGCAAACGTCTCTAAAACGAAAACACCCAATGTGGGTGTGCTATGCATAGATAATGCAAAAATCTTTGAGGAAATCTACGGCAAAATCAATCACTCGTATATATCGTGTGCATACGTTAAATATTTGGAAGCAGCCGGAGCGCATGTGGTGCCGATTTG GATTGGACGCCCGCGCGTGTATTACCAAGAGCTGTTGAGTCAGTTGAATGGCGTGCTGCTGCCAGGTGGAGCGGTCTTCTTGGACAGCGCTCAAGCGCCGGAGCTGAGCAACGATTGTGTCGAGTCGGCGCGTTACATTTGTGAGATCGCTTTAGAGCTAAACGAGCAGCAGCGTTACTTTCCCATCTGGGGCACTTGCCTGGgctttcagctgctgctcatcaatGCGGCCAAGACCAAAGAGGTGCGCATTGATTGTGATGTGATGAACaaagcgctgccgctgcaactTGTTGAGGACTATGAAAGCTCGCAGCTGCTTAAAGCGCTGACGCCTGCGCTGGCGGCACAAATGCAATGCGTGCCCTTTGCCTGTCATCAGCATCGCTACTGCATTACAACAGCCACGCTGGAGGAGTTTAAATTAGCCGCAGATTGGCGCGTGCTGGCCACAGCGGTggacaacaagcagctgcgCTTCGTTACGCTTATCGAGCATCGGCGTTACCCTTTGTTTGGCTCTCAGTTTCATCCGGAGCGCGCCAACTATGAGCAGCTGTTCATGCGTGCCGATCCTTGGCAGGAGGCGCACAGCCAGCCCTGTCTGCAGTCTGCTCATTATTTTGCCGAGTTCTTTGTCGACTGCTGTCGgcgcaatggcaacagctttGCCAGCGATAAGGAGAAGGCGCGTCACATCATCTGGAACTGGCAGCCCGTGTTCTCGGGCAAACATTCCACAACGCAGCAGTGTTATTTATTTCCAAAGAACGTGGACTATCCAGCAGCATAA
- the LOC108599715 gene encoding uncharacterized protein LOC108599715, which yields MKLLIFACLLSLALGHEVYYTPGYSYYPAAAAAGVSYTRAAAALPLAYSRLVAPVAASHVYHSVQTPSSFQQQYRSEYKPQPLTYEYIY from the exons ATGAAACTG CTAATCTTTGCCTGTCTGCTGAGCCTGGCGCTGGGCCATGAAGTTTACTATACGCCGGGCTATAGCTACTAtccggcggctgctgctgctggcgttagCTAcactcgagctgctgctgccttgccGCTTGCCTACTCGCGGCTGGTGGCACCTGTGGCCGCCTCGCATGTTTACCACAGCGTACAGACGCCCAGCTCCTTCCAGCAGCAATATCGCAGCGAGTACAAGCCGCAGCCTTTGACTTATGAGTACATCTATTAG
- the LOC108598431 gene encoding co-chaperone protein HscB homolog, which yields MRRITTALNTAYTKVNYKQSTNNYAAHYRLQQQRFATLSASASTCWNCQKQQQNMICASCGSLQDVNNQINYFELLSFPTKFTMQQQELTQRFRQLQARVHPDKYSNKSDREQSNSADWSSLINKAYKTLATPMERGQYMLQLEGEQMPQDNSALNKEFLMDMMERNEEVEDAEDAATLQQLNVQLLQELEAHAQKLHGHFEAKDLVAVKATLVEMKYLLSIQASIKQKQQQLLGS from the exons ATGCGGCGTATAACAACAGCATTAAATACAGCGTATACTAaagttaattataaacaaagtaCAAATAACTATGCAGCTCACTAcagactgcagcagcagcgttttgcAACGCTGTCGGCATCGGCGTCAACCTGTTGGAACTGccagaaacagcagcagaataTGATTTGCGCTAGCTGTGGCAGTTTGCAGGATGTGAATAATCAAATT AACTACTTTGAGCTGTTAAGTTTTCCTACCAAGTTTAcgatgcagcagcaggagctgaCGCAGCGCTTTCGGCAGCTGCAGGCGCGAGTGCATCCGGACAAATACAGCAACAA AAGCGACCGCGAGCAGAGCAATTCTGCTGACTGGAGCTCGCTCATCAACAAAGCATACAAAACGCTGGCGACGCCAATGGAACGTGGACAGTacatgctgcagctggaggGCGAACAAATGCCGCAGGATAATAGTGCACTAAACAAAGAATTTCTAATGGACATGATGGAGCGCAATGAGGAAGTGGAGGATGCTGAAGATGCCGCCacattgcagcagctcaatgtgcagctgttgcaggAGCTGGAGGCACATGCTCAAAAGCTGCATGGACACTTTGAGGCAAAAGACTTGGTGGCTGTGAAGGCAACGCTTGtggaaatgaaatatttgctaagCATACAAGCgagcattaaacaaaaacagcaacagctgttgggCAGCTAA
- the LOC108598528 gene encoding protein disulfide-isomerase TMX3 translates to MTKSLWSCGLLFLLLLLLFGTPTISSRVLELSDRFIDVRHEGQWLVMFYANWCGYCKKTEPIFALVAQALHATNVRVGRLDCNRYAAAAREFKVRGYPTIMFIKGNMEYVYTGDRTKDELVDYALRMSGPPVQLVTRTESVDMLKGSHTIFFMFVGPQQGVVWDTYYAAAEGYQEHGFFYATSDDIAAQHFDFEKLPAVIVYKEEQHHFYPHGHIAHEMDPNDVNETIFQWVNVERFTLFPKVTRFNIHQLMKTKKFLVLAVVQEDKLSQIATHELEFRDMVEGVIRKHRPRYHDQFQFGWIGEPSIAHSIILDQLPTPHLIALNSTTQHHYIPDDDPLQLTPQALHLFLESISTESAPAYGGDNYFVRCKRALFELKRSLRDMWLGNPVLTTVIFGLPLGFLSLIMYSIFCGDCLVSEEEQDEDHEKKE, encoded by the coding sequence ATGACGAAATCGCTTTGGAGCTGcggcttgttgtttttgttgctgctgctgctgtttggcacGCCCACAATATCCTCACGCGTGCTGGAGCTAAGCGATCGCTTCATAGACGTGCGACATGAGGGCCAATGGCTGGTTATGTTCTATGCCAACTGGTGTGGCTATTGCAAGAAGACGGAGCCCATATTTGCGCTAGTGGCGCAAGCGTTGCATGCCACCAATGTGCGTGTGGGTCGTCTCGACTGCAATCgctatgctgctgcagcacgtGAGTTCAAGGTACGTGGCTACCCGACCATTATGTTCATCAAAGGCAACATGGAGTATGTCTACACGGGCGACCGCACCAAGGATGAGCTAGTGGACTATGCGCTGCGCATGTCTGGGCCACCAGTGCAGTTGGTCACACGCACCGAGAGCGTGGATATGCTCAAGGGCTCGCATACCATATTCTTTATGTTTGTGGGTCCGCAGCAGGGCGTCGTCTGGGATACGTACTATGCTGCCGCAGAGGGTTATCAGGAGCATGGATTCTTCTATGCCACCAGCGATGATATAGCAGCGCAGCATTTTGATTTCGAAAAGCTACCAGCAGTTATTGTTTACAAGGAGGAGCAGCATCACTTCTATCCGCATGGACACATAGCACACGAAATGGATCCCAATGATGTGAATGAAACCATATTCCAGTGGGTGAATGTGGAGCGCTTTACGCTGTTTCCCAAGGTCACCCGCTTCAATATACATCAGCTGATGAAGACCAAAAAGTTCTTGGTGCTGGCTGTAGTGCAGGAGGATAAGCTGAGTCAGATAGCTACGCATGAGCTGGAATTTCGCGATATGGTAGAGGGCGTCATACGCAAGCATAGACCAAGATACCATGACCAGTTTCAATTTGGTTGGATTGGTGAACCATCCATAGCACATTCCATTATACTGGACCAATTACCAACACCGCATCTCATAGCGCTCAACTCGACCACACAGCATCATTATATACCCGACGATGATCCGCTGCAGCTGACACCGCAGGCTTTGCACTTATTCCTAGAGTCCATCAGCACCGAGAGCGCGCCAGCCTACGGTGGCGACAATTACTTTGTGCGTTGCAAGCGCGCGCTCTTCGAACTCAAGCGCTCGCTGCGCGACATGTGGCTCGGCAATCCTGTGCTGACCACCGTCATCTTTGGCCTGCCCTTGGGCTTTCTGTCGCTCATCATGTATTCCATATTCTGTGGCGATTGCCTGGTTAGCGAGGAGGAGCAGGATGAGGATCATGAGAAGAAAGAGTAG